The nucleotide sequence TCCCGGACCGACGGCTGCGCGGCGGTCTGGTAAGGCCTGAAGTGGAAACGCTGTCATCCTGAGGAGCGCGGTGATGAAGGAGCCGGTTCAGGCGGCAAGAACCGGCTCCTTCCTCTCCGGGGAAGCTCCACGGTCGCTGCCGCTCAGGACGACATCAGGAACCAGGGAGAGAGATTCCCTTGGTATGCTCGTGAAATCCTATTGGATAAGGACTGACAGAACACAACCTGCACTAATATCCGACCCCCTGCGGATCCACAGCAGAGCTGCCGGGGCGGTCCCTGGGAGTGGACAGGACCACGGATGTCCTGGTGGCCTCCACGCCGGGGCATCCCTGCCTCCCGAGCTTCATGGCCATAAGGGGCGCCGACTGCTGTTCCCCCGCGGCAAGAAGCTGATCCAGCTCCCGCCTGTTTGGCGTTCCCCTGAACGTGAGCACACTCCCTTCTCCTTTGTTTCCCACGGGCTTTCCTCCTCGTAGAATAAAAGGATATAGGGTTGTTCCTAGAGTCTGTGGGCTCCAGCCGCCACGAAGGACAAGCCCGCCTTCGTCAGGGTCGCCGCAGTGTCGTTTACCGCCTTGTGCTTCAGCAGGTAGTTTCGGGTGAGGGCGTCCATCTCCCCCGACGACTCGATCTCCTTCTTCTCCCGGAAATAGTCGAGGATATCCGACGGATGGGCGAGGGTCTGCTCGTCCTCCGGGTTGCCTCCCTCATGTTTCGCCGAAATGTTGGGCACCGTCTTCACCAGCTCCACGAGGCCGTCTCTGCGGTTGTAAGGCTGGCGGACGATGCTCTTCCACGTTTCCGTGATGTGGTGCTCGATCCGTACCTGGTCATCCAGGCCGAGGGCTTTGCGGATCTCCGCGGACTTCGCCAGATGGGCGTCGTCAATGGAGTTGGAAAGATTGAAGCCCACAAGAGGGGTGCTTCCGTCCTCCCGGGCGAACATCCGGGCCGCCAGCAGGATCCAGAGTACGGCGTAGGGGTTGTCGTTCCCCATGAAGACGGATATCTTGAACCGGATGTTCACGCCCATGCGGTAGAGCAGGTAGCCCAGGAACACCGTTCCCGAGTTGATGTTGAGGACCTCGTCCACGCCGTAGTTCACGTAGTAGTAGAGCGCTTCCTCCACCCACCTGAGGGGGTGGCCGTTGGGCTGGCCGATGCCGCCGAAGTAGCCCGTGATGGTCTCGGGCCCGTTGAGGTGGATGTTCGACCCGTCCACGCCCTTTGTATCAAGGGTTTCCACGCAGGACGCCCCCAGGATTTTCACCGCGGCCCGCACCGCCGGAAGGTCGCCCCCGTCCGCTTCCTGCTCCTTCATTTTCCGCACCCGGATGAACCGTCCGGGAAGAACCTCACCCTTTTCGACGCTCTGGCGAACCTCGGCGACAAGCCAGGGAAAATACTGCAAGGCACTGATCTCCAGGGTTGCCGCCCGGGAATGGTCATAGTCCCAGGAAGGACGACCGGGATTGACCCTGGCGCGGTAGTCCGACAGGGAGATAAGTTTCCCCCCGTTGCAGACCTCCGTGAGCCATTCAAGGTCCTTCACGTAGGGCGAGTTCATCCGCTCCAGCTTTTTGACCAGGTTTTCCACCTTTCCCGCTTCCCGGGCTTTCTCGTTGATCTCGCTCACCGAACCGTACTTCGCCACAACCCGCCTGAGGTCTGAAATCGCCTCGTTTCCGGGGTCGGCAAGAAAAACATTAAGCTGCCGGACGGTATCTTCGTCGATCCGGATTCCGATATCCTGCATGGTAAATCCCTCCCTGTCGTTTTTCATCGTTTTTTCAGCCATAAAAAAAGCCGCGGCCCTTCGATGTTCCGAAGACCCCCGGCTGAAGCTCAAAGGCGTGCAAAAATCATGCGCCTGCGGCTCCAGGAGGGTCGCTGCGCATCATCATGGCAAAAAGAGCGTTGAACATTGCGGCGTTGAAGTGCGATGTCACGGGCGGATCCTCCTGCTGCGACGTAATGTTGTACATTTAAAATGGTAACTGAGCGCTCCTGTTCTGTCAACCGAAAATCCCACAATGGCAGTAGACATTCCAAGCCGAGATGTCAAGAGACAGAAAAAATCCTAAATCCGCATTCCCCGGTGACGCTCCCGCTGAGGTGCGGATTTAGACTAAACCTAAATCCGCAGGTTTTTCAGGCAGAGGGAGTGTCGCCGGGCATAAGGTGAATTCGCCCTCCCCAGGGGCGAAGAGATTATCCCCTGGGGGAGGGCGCCTGAGGCGAGAGAAACCGACACGGATGTCGGTTTCACAGGCAGGCAACCGGCGAACGCAGGGAGCCGCGGTGATCGCTTGGGCAGTTGTCACGAACGACAATCTGCACCCCCCGCCCAAGCGTTCCCCGGTGACGCTCCCGCTGAGGTGCGGATTTAGACTAAATATTATTTATTGAATGATCTGTCTCTTCACAGTATAATACTCGATGATAGTATTCGAAAATGTCTCAGGCGGTCGCTTTCGGGCTTGTACAGCGTTGCCCGCGGACAGGGGTGTCAGGTCCCTGTAAGAGTGGAGTTGCCATCAAAGGAGGGTGAAAAGAAATGAGCTTCCTTTCCGGTCGCACAACGGGAAGCAAAAAACAACCGCGCTTCACGAGAACTGTTCTCTTCCTTGTGTTGCCGGCCATGGCCGCCTTTCTCCTTTCTCCCGTCCCCGTCGAAGCCGTGGCCGATCCCGAATTCATCCAATGGAGGGCCTACCAGAATGCCGATTTTCTGAACTCCCTCTTTATGGGCGTTCTGGGGCGGGGGCCTTCACCGGATGAATTCAACTTTTACATCACACGGGACCTGAGCCGGAACATGGGACGGGGCGAAGCCTTCTGGTCCCTCCTGGGTTCCCAGGAATACGTCAACCGGTTCGGTTCGCCCCAGGGACCCTACCAGGTTCTCTGGAAGCACCGGCAGATAGACACCGACAGAGGCCTGCAGTGGTGCCGGTGCTATTTTTTTACCAAGGACCCGGCCCTGTCGGGCGGTACCCCGGCGGTCATGCAGTACCTTGGCGTCCGCACCCCCTGGGAGAGTTACAGTTTCTCCGTGGCCAGGGCGGTCACCCGGATGTACGCCCATTACGACCGGGAAGTGTGCCCCCATTACGACTGCGGATGGGGCGCCGGAGACTCAGCCATATTCGATCCCCCTGACAGAAACACCAACAACGGCGGAGGGGGAAGAAACTACGCCAGAGACCCTCACTTCGCTCAGTTTACGAGCGGAAACGCCTGGGGCACCGGCCAGTACTCCAATTCCGGGATCTGGTGGAACTCACGGAACGCCGATTGCCGAGTAACGGTCGTCAACCTGGGGGGAAACCGGCCGCCCAACTCGTCAGCTTCTACCGCCCTCTATATTGTCAACAACTCCAGAAAGTCCCCCCATGTCTTTGGAACCACCAGCCAGAGGATCACCGTCCGGAAGGGGGCACGATATACGATCAGCTTCTGGGCTACGGCACGGAACCTTGCATCCCGGGGAGCGGTCAACATCGCCGTGGACCCGCAGTGGAACATCCGCCCCGTCTCCATGGATGCCGGTTCGTATGGATGGACCTTCTTTTCCGGAACCTTTAACGCGCCTGATAATTTTGTCGACTTGAGGATCATATTCGAAGACCGGGGTGAGGTCTGGATCACCGAAATGACGCTGACGGACGCTTAGTCCAAAGAGAATATTTCCCGTTCCGGCGGGAGGTCAATCGAGCTCCCAGTCTTTGCGAGCCTCTTCGTAAGGAATGAAATTCCCGCGCCCGGCCGTCTCCAGGTACTGCGAAAGGAGGGGCCGGGCGTGCTCGTTTCCGATCCGGACCATCATGCCCGGCGGATGAACAGGGACACGAAGAGGAGGGAGCATCCCCGGAGGGGAGGGATCTGGTTTTGAGGCAATCCGGAACCAAAAACAGGTCCCTCGTCGCTTCGCTCGCTCGGGACGACAAGGCAAAGTTGTTATCCCGAGGCAGGTACCATCGCCGATCGCGTAGCATCCCCGGAGGGGAGTGATCTTGACCTTGCCTTTGCTTGTCATCCTGAGGAGCGTAGGGACGAAGGATCTCGGGTTAGAATCCGGTAAAACCAAAAGCGAGAATCAACACCGAGATCCTTCGGGCGGTGAAGCAGCCCTCAGGATGACAGCTTTGTTTGTTATCCTAAGCGCAGCGGTTTGTCATCCCGAGGCAGGCACCATCGCCGAGGGATCTCGACCTTGCCTTTGCTTGTCATCCCGAGCGAACGCGATCGCGCAGCATCCCCGGAGGGGAGAGATCTTGACCTTGCCTTTGCTTGTCATCCTGAGGAGCGCAGCGACGAAGGATCTCGGGTTAGAATCCGGCCCAAATCATAAGCGAGATCCCTCGGCCATGGAACCGCCTTCGGGATTCTTATCGAAAATCAAACCGGAGCGGGGTCAAGAAGGCTGCGGTTGTGCCGGAACTTCTCCTGGAATAATCCGAGGAAGGTGCATACCCACTTCAAAAAAAGTATTTTATTTGGTGGTTTTATCATATAATCAACACATCAAGGTTGTTCAAATATGTTTAAAAAAGAGGAAAAACATGGCATTTGGCCGCAAGGTGACGATTTTTCTTTCTGACGGTGCCCCCTCCGGCATACGGCACGTCGAGATAGCGAACTGGTCAGGACAGGCAATCGCCTGCCCTCGCAGCCGTTTGTACGAACTTGGGGATTGGGTGGAAGCGCAGCGTCCCGGCGTCTATTTTTTACTGGAGAAACAAACTGCCGAAATAGGCGACAGGGCCTATATCGGCGAATCGGAAAATGTAGTGAAACGCCTCAGCCAACAGGAGAAAATCAGGATTTCTGGAATGAGGGGTGGAAATGAGCATAAATGATGTTATGGTCCAATGGGCAGATGATTTTGTGGCTCAAAATGGTTGCGAGGAGATACTGTCCACAGCTTCGATCAAGGATGAAGTAATGAAAATGGGTGTTAATCGAAGCAGTATCATCCCCTCAGACCATTGTTACAACCGGGCAAACAAAGATGTAACATCGTTCGGAAGTAAGACGGCGTTATTCCTTTATCTTGATACGAATAAATATCAGTGCGTCGGCAGTCAATACGGATACAATGGCCGGATTTTCTGCAGGCCCAAAGGAGACAGTGAAGACCTTGACTGGGGTTATTTTGACAATAAAGCGCGCAAGAAAATCCCTAGGTCCGAAACGAATCAGCTGCATGAATGTCATGCCAATAGAAAGATTGTTAGTAATCAAACCCGAGCAAATAAAAAGACGCCTAACGCTTCCCATTCAAAAACTGTTGCCGAGAACAACCATGTTCCGAGTGTTCCTTTGAGTCCAACGAAACCGCTGGACTTTGGCTTCCTGGACACTATTGAGCGATACCTCTATGAAAATAAGATATTGTATGATTCACCGATAGTAAAATGGGTTGAGGAACGGCGAAATGGGCGCAGGTTTGCGCTTAACGACCATCTCCGAGGTTATGTATATGCCCAGCTAAGCAACAACAGAACATGGAGCTATCTGGAACCCCACCTGCCTGAAATAGACGAGATATTCTGCAATTATGAAGTAAAATCAATCATTAATAAGCTTGATTTTGTTGGCCATGATTATTTCATCAGCAGAGTAAAAGCCATAAAGTGCGGAAATCGTGGAATTAACCAGCAAATGCAAGCCCTTAGAGAAAACATTAACGTATTTTATAGACTGATAGACGAGTACGGAAGCCTTGATGAATTTGTCACATCACAACCTGTTATTGAAATAATAGGCATGTTGTCCGATCCTGGAAGCCCTTATAAACTGCGTTCTCTGGGAATACCACTGGCTGCAGAGTATCTGAGAAACGTTGGCATCGACTACCCCAAGCCTGATGTACATATGTGCCGGCTTTTCGGCGGAAAACATTTGGGAATTTCCTCCAGAGATGAAGCATCATATTCGGAAGTTTTCCAAGCAATAGCTGAAATATCGCAGAAGACGGGATACTCTCAAGCAAGAATAGACAACATCCTATGGAGCTACTGCGCTAAAGGTTATGGGGAGGTATGCTCGTCTGAGCCGAAATGCAAGGAATGTGTAATACAAGATTACTGCAGGAAAGGCGAAAAATAAAAGAATCTGTCCGAAAGGCTTTGAACTTGGACGCTCATTTTAAAATCAATAGCACCAGAGTCTGTTGCATACTCACTTCTCTTTCAAGAAGCGAAAAAGGTACAATTGAATCGCTGTCAATCACTGCAAGACTGCCGGAAGTGATTTGTTGAGGAAAACAGTAATAGACTGATCTGGTAATGCGGATAGAGCTGTTTGAATTGGCGTAATTTATCTTTTCTCTGACTTTGTAGCCGAAATTCCGGAGAACTCTAAAGGTTGGGGTTAACGTGAACAACGAAGCTACTGCTCTTGTGGAGAACATTCAAAGGCAGATCTATGCTATTCGCGGCCTCCACGTCATGCTTGACGCGGACCTAGCCGAGTTGTATGGAGTGCAAACAAAAGTCTTGAATCAAGCGGTCAAGCGGAACAGCGACAGATTCCCTCCCGAATTTATGTTTCAGCTTTCCGAAGCCGAACTCGAAATCTTGAGGTCACAAAATGTGACCTCAAGATGGGGCGGTCGCAGATACACGCCGTATGCCTTTACAGAACAGGGAGTTGCAATGCTTTCAGCAGTACTGCGAAGTGATACCGCAGTCGCGGTGAGCATCCATATTATGAACGCTTTTGTCGCCATGCGGCGATTTGTCCAGTCGAATACCCGGCTTTTTCAGCGGCTGGATTTGTTGGAATTGAAGCAACTTGAGACCGATCAAAAAATCGCCAAAGTGCTTTCGGTTATCGAGAATAATGCTATTTCCCCCAAACAGGGCATTTTCTTCGAAGGACAAGTCTTCGACGCTTGGAGATTTGTTTCCGAGTTGATACGATCTGCGAAGAAGTCTCTTGTGCTCATAGATAATTATATTGACGATTCAGTGTTGTCGCTTTTCTGCAAAAGGGAAAAGTCCGTTGCCGTTACGATATTAACGAAAAATATCACTGCCCGGCTTGAAGTGGATGTGGAAAAATTCAACGCGCAGTATCCCCCGTTGATTCTGGAGCAATTCAACGCATCCCATGATCGGTTTTTGATAATTGATGAGACGGATTTATATCACTTCGGAGCCTCCCTGAAAGACCTTGGGAAAAAATGGTTTGCTTTTTCCAAGATGGATATGGGAGCGGTGGAGATGTTAAAGAGAGTGGACGCTATAGTAAGTCGGACAAGTGATTCCGTATCAAGGATGCAGGCCTGATTTGCTGTTACGATGAAACCCTCGGCAGCCGGGCGGGAAAGTGCCTTTCGAGGGTGGAGTGAGACGGTGCCCAGTTTTGTTTGACTGTTGCTTGACTGGAGGGTGGCTTTTCTGCGCAGTTGCTGTCAACATACGGTACTTCCGTCGCTTGGGGCCGTTGAGTTGCCTGACCGTTGCTTGACTGTCCGAAAAGCGTTCTCCGCAGCACGCAAAGACGAAGGGGTGTGGCAATGACTGAATCCGAGGCCAGGACGCGAAAAGAACGCATCGATGCGCGGCTTCGATCATCCGTCCTCGGCTGGACTCTCATCCGCAGCGACGAAGTCCGCGACTGTTCATCGCTGACCCGTCACGCCGTGGAAGAATACCCCACCGAGACCGGCCCCGCCGACTACGCCCTGTTTGTGGACGGAAAACTGCTCGGCATCATAGAAGCCAAAAAAGTCTCCCTCGGTGCCGAAAACGTGCTGGAACAGGCCAAGCGATACGCCCGCGGCGTACCGGACACGGTGGGCGAATGGAGGGGGTACAGGGTTCCCTTCCTCTATTCCACCAACGGAGAGTCCATCTTCCATCTCGACGTGCGCAGAAAAGAAAACACGTCCAGGCTGCTGGCCGATTTCCACTCCCCCCGGGCCCTGCTCGAAAAATACCGTAAAGACACGGAAAGCGCCGAACGATGGTTCGCTCAAAGGCCCGTCGCCGAAATAACCCGCCTGCGCCCGTACCAGATTGCCGCCGTCGAAGCCATCGAAAAAGCCCTGTGCGCCGGCAAAAAGAGCATGCTGATCGCCATGGCTACAGGAACCGGAAAGACCTTCACCCTCGTTTCTTCCATCTACCGCCTGCTGAAATCCGGCTACGCCCGGCGGATTCTCTTCCTGGTGGACCGGCGCGCCCTCGCCGCCCAGACCGTTTCCGCCCTCTCCGCCTTTCAAACGCCGGAGGGACTCAAACTGGACAGGGATTACGAGGTCTACAGCCAGAGATTCCGGCGCGAAGAGCTGGAAGACGGCAACAGCTTCGACCCCAAAGTGCTGCCCGAAGAGTACCTGACCAACCCCAGGGAAGCCCACACCTTCATCTACGTCTCCACCATCCAGCGCATGGCGATCAACCTGCTGGGCAAAGACGCCGACGGCGGCTTCGAGTACGACACCGACGCCGGCAAGCTCGACATCCCCATCAACGCCTTCGACGTGATCATCGCCGACGAGTGCCACCGGGGATACTCCGCAAAAGAAACCGGTTGCTGGAAATATGTCCTGGACTACTTCGACGCCGTGAAAATCGGCCTTACCGCCACACCGGCGGCCCATACCCTCGGCCTGTTCAAGGACAAGGTCTATTCCTACAGCACCGAACAGGCCGTCCTCGACGGCTACCTTGTGGACTACGACGCCGTAAAGATCACGTCCGACATCCATATCAATGGCGCATTCCTCAAGGAAGGGGAGATGGTCGGCGAAATCGACGTGGAAACGGGCTCGGAGCAGCTCGACTCGCTGGAGGACGAACGGGAGTTCAGCGCCGCGGAAATAGAGCAGAAGATCACCGCTCCCGACAGCACCAGGAAAATTCTTACCGCCATCAAAAAATACACCGACCAGCACGAGGCAGAGCACAAGCGGTTCCCCAAAATGCTGATCTTCGCCGTCAACGACCTTCCCCATGTCTCCCACGCCGACGAAGTGGTGCGCACCTGCAAGGAAGTCTTCGGCAAGGGCGACGACTTCGTGATGAAGATCACCGGAAGCCCCACCGTCGACCGCCCCCTGCAGAAAATCCGCCAGTTCCGCAACCGCCCCGAGCCCAAAATAGTCGTCACCGTGGACATGCTGACCACCGGCGTGGATATCCCCGCCATAGAAATGATCGTTTTCATGCGGATGGTGAAGTCCCGCAT is from Aminivibrio sp. and encodes:
- a CDS encoding ORF6N domain-containing protein; the encoded protein is MNNEATALVENIQRQIYAIRGLHVMLDADLAELYGVQTKVLNQAVKRNSDRFPPEFMFQLSEAELEILRSQNVTSRWGGRRYTPYAFTEQGVAMLSAVLRSDTAVAVSIHIMNAFVAMRRFVQSNTRLFQRLDLLELKQLETDQKIAKVLSVIENNAISPKQGIFFEGQVFDAWRFVSELIRSAKKSLVLIDNYIDDSVLSLFCKREKSVAVTILTKNITARLEVDVEKFNAQYPPLILEQFNASHDRFLIIDETDLYHFGASLKDLGKKWFAFSKMDMGAVEMLKRVDAIVSRTSDSVSRMQA
- a CDS encoding type I restriction-modification enzyme R subunit C-terminal domain-containing protein, coding for MTESEARTRKERIDARLRSSVLGWTLIRSDEVRDCSSLTRHAVEEYPTETGPADYALFVDGKLLGIIEAKKVSLGAENVLEQAKRYARGVPDTVGEWRGYRVPFLYSTNGESIFHLDVRRKENTSRLLADFHSPRALLEKYRKDTESAERWFAQRPVAEITRLRPYQIAAVEAIEKALCAGKKSMLIAMATGTGKTFTLVSSIYRLLKSGYARRILFLVDRRALAAQTVSALSAFQTPEGLKLDRDYEVYSQRFRREELEDGNSFDPKVLPEEYLTNPREAHTFIYVSTIQRMAINLLGKDADGGFEYDTDAGKLDIPINAFDVIIADECHRGYSAKETGCWKYVLDYFDAVKIGLTATPAAHTLGLFKDKVYSYSTEQAVLDGYLVDYDAVKITSDIHINGAFLKEGEMVGEIDVETGSEQLDSLEDEREFSAAEIEQKITAPDSTRKILTAIKKYTDQHEAEHKRFPKMLIFAVNDLPHVSHADEVVRTCKEVFGKGDDFVMKITGSPTVDRPLQKIRQFRNRPEPKIVVTVDMLTTGVDIPAIEMIVFMRMVKSRILWVQMLGRGTRLCKEINKEKFTIFDCFDGSLIEYFRNATDFDVTLQKETVSLAEIIERIYDNRDREYNVNRLIKRLRRVQNTMGAEAREAFARYIPDGDMKAYADGLKENLRNDFPGTMELLRNKEFQDLLENYPRPKKVFFKGYDIVDTVDDEVMFRVGDDYQKPRDYLRLFEEFVRKNPEQIEAIEVLLSRPSDWNADVLDDLRDKLRKSHFSEKDLQRGHELVYKKPLADIISMVKHASDYDVPILTARERVEKTVARLAEKHAFTEEQKNWLAYIREHLIENLAISPEDFETMPVFERHGGLTRAKRIFGDAFDAILKEINESLAA
- a CDS encoding DUF642 domain-containing protein, which gives rise to MSFLSGRTTGSKKQPRFTRTVLFLVLPAMAAFLLSPVPVEAVADPEFIQWRAYQNADFLNSLFMGVLGRGPSPDEFNFYITRDLSRNMGRGEAFWSLLGSQEYVNRFGSPQGPYQVLWKHRQIDTDRGLQWCRCYFFTKDPALSGGTPAVMQYLGVRTPWESYSFSVARAVTRMYAHYDREVCPHYDCGWGAGDSAIFDPPDRNTNNGGGGRNYARDPHFAQFTSGNAWGTGQYSNSGIWWNSRNADCRVTVVNLGGNRPPNSSASTALYIVNNSRKSPHVFGTTSQRITVRKGARYTISFWATARNLASRGAVNIAVDPQWNIRPVSMDAGSYGWTFFSGTFNAPDNFVDLRIIFEDRGEVWITEMTLTDA